One Brassica napus cultivar Da-Ae chromosome A5, Da-Ae, whole genome shotgun sequence DNA window includes the following coding sequences:
- the LOC125608523 gene encoding serine/threonine-protein kinase TOR isoform X2, whose protein sequence is MSSSSQSFSAGRPSPLASPSQSHRFCGPSATSSGGGSFDTLNRVITDLCSHGNPKEGASLAFRKHVEEAVRDLSGEASSRFMEQLYDRIATLIESSNEAENMGGLRAIDELTEIGFGENATNVSRFAGFMRTVLSKRDPEILVLASRVLGHLARAGGVMTSDEVEFQMKTAFDWLHGDRVEYRRFAAVLILKEMAENASTVFNVHVPQFVDAIWVALRDPQLQVRERAVEALRACLRVIEKRETRWRVQWYYRMFEATQDGLGRNAPVHSIHGSLLAVGELLRNTGEFMMSRYREVADIVLRYLEHRDRLVRLSITSLLPRIAHFLRDRFVTNYLTICMNHILTVLKIPAERASGFIALGEMAGALDGELIHYLPTIMSHLREAIAPRKGRPLLEAVACVGNIAKAMGSTVENYVRDLLDAMFSSGLSSTLVDALDQITISIPSLLPTVQDRLLDCISLVLSRSHYSQTKPPVTLVRSSTVSMAPQSTDLSSSAQVQLALQTLARFNFKGHDLLEFARESVVIYLDDGDATTRKDAALCCCRLIADSLSGITQFGSSRSTRAGGRRMRLVEEIVEKLLRTAVADADVNVRKSIFVALYGNQCFDDYLAQADSLTAIFASLNDEDLDVREYAISVAGRLSEKNPAYVLPALRRHLIQLLTYLEQSADNKCREESAKLLGCLVRNCERLILPYVAPVQKALVARLSEGTGVNANNNIVTGVLVTVGDLARVGGLAMRQYIPELMPLIVEALMDGAAVAKREVAVSTLGQVVQSTGYVVTPYKEYPLLLGLLLKLLKGDLVWSTRREVLKVLGIMGALDPHVHKRNQQSLSGSHGEVPRGTGDSGQPIPSIDELPVELRPSFATSEDYYSTVAINSLMRILRDPSLLSYHKRVVRSLMIIFKSMGLGCVPYLPKVLPELFHTVRTSDENLKDFITWGLGTLVSIVRQHIRKYLPELLSLVSELWSSFTLPGPVRPSRGLPVLHLLEHLCLALNDEFRTYLPVILPCFIQVLGDAERCNDYIYVPDILHTLEVFGGTLDEHMHLLLPALIRLFKVDAPVAIRRDAIKTLTRVIPCVQVTGHISALVHHLKLVLDGKNDELRKEAVDALCCLAHALGEDFTIFIESIHKLLLKHRLRHKEFEEIYARSRRREPLIVATTATQQLSRRLPVEVIRDPVIENEIDPFEEGNDKNHQVNDGRLRTAGEASQRSTKEDWEEWMRHFSIELLKESPSPALRTCAKLAQLQPFVGRELFAAGFVSCWAQLNEASQTQLVRSLEMAFSSPNIPPEILATLLNLAEFMEHDEKPLPIDIRLLGALAEKCRVFAKALHYKEMEFEGPRSRRMDANPVAIVEALIHINNQLHQHEAAVGILTYAQQHLDVQLKESWYEKLQRWDDALKAYTLKASQTSNPHLVLEATLGKMRCLAALARWEELNNLCKEYWSPAEPSARLEMAPMAANAAWNMGEWDQMAEYVSRLDDGDETKLRGLASPASSGDGSSNGTFFRAVLLVRRAKYDEAREYVERARKCLATELAALVLESYERAYSNMVRVQQLSELEEVIEYYTLPVGNNIAEERRALIRSMWTQRIQGSKRNVEVWQSLLAVRALVLPPTEDVETWLKFASLCRKSGRISQAKSTLLKLLPFDPEVSPEDMQYHGPPQVMLGYLKYQWSLGEERKRKEAFAKLQILTRELSSVPHSQSDMMASMVSSKGANVPLLARVNLKLGTWQWALSPGLNDGSIQEILDAFSKSTIYAPKWAKAWHTWALFNTAVMSHYISKGQIASQFVAAAVTGYFHSIACAANAKGVDDSLQDILRLLTLWFNHGATADVQTALKRGFSHVSIDTWLVVLPQIIARIHSNNRAVRELIQSLLIRIGENHPQALMYPLLVACKSISNLRRAAAQEVVDQVRQHSGALVDQAQLVSHELIRVAILWHEMWHEALEEASRLYFGEHNIEGMLKVLEPLHEMLEEGARKDNVTIQERAFIEAYRHELLEAYECCINYKRTGKDAELTQAWDLYYHVFKRIDKQLASLTTLDLESVSPELLLCRDLELAVPGTYRADAPVVTIASFSRQLLVITSKQRPRKLTIHGNDGEDYAFLLKGHEDLRQDERVMQLFGLVNTLLENSRKTAEKDLSIQRYSVIPLSPNSGLIGWVPNCDTLHHLIREYRDIILNQEHKHMLSFAPNYDNLPLIAKIEVFEYALENTEGNDLSRVLWLKSRSSEVWLERRTNYTRSLAVMSMVGYILGLGDRHPSNLMLDRYSGKILHIDFGDCFEASMNREKFPEKVPFRLTRMLVKAMEVSGIEGNFRSTCENVMQVLRTNKDSVMAMMEAFVHDPLINWRLFNFNEVPQLALLGNNNPNGPANVEPEEVDEDPADVDLPQPQRSTREKEILQAVNMLGDANEVLNERAVVVMARMSHKLTGRDFSTSAVPSNPIADHNNLLGGDSHEVEHGLSVKVQVQKLIDQATSHENLCQNYVGWCPFW, encoded by the exons ATGTCTTCCTCGTCGCAATCCTTTTCGGCTGGACGGCCTTCACCCCTGGCTTCTCCGTCGCAATCTCACCGCTTTTGTGGGCCTTCAGCTACATCTTCTGGCGGCGGAAGCTTCGACACTTTGAACCGTGTCATCACTGACCTTTGCAGCCATGGTAATCCTAAG GAGGGAGCTTCTTTAGCGTTTAGGAAACACGTGGAGGAAGCAGTTCGTGATCTTAGCGGTGAAGCTTCCTCTAGGTTCATGGAGCAGTTATATGACAGGATTGCTACTTTAATTGAGAGCTCGAATGAGGCTGAAAACATGGGTGGCCTTAGAGCCATCGATGAGTTGACAGAGATTGGATTTGGTGAGAATGCTACAAATGTTTCTCGCTTTGCGGGTTTTATGAGGACTGTGTTGTCCAAGCGTGACCCTGAAATCTTGGTGCTTGCTAGTAGAGTTTTGGGGCACCTTGCTCGAGCTGGTGGAGTCATGACTTCTGATGAAGTCGAGTTTCAG ATGAAAACTGCTTTTGATTGGCTTCACGGAGACAGGGTGGAATATCGTCGTTTCGCCGCTGTTCTAATTTTGAAG GAGATGGCAGAAAATGCATCCACTGTCTTTAATGTTCACGTCCCTCAATTTGTGGATGCGATCTGGGTTGCATTAAGGGATCCCCAGTTGCAAGTACGGGAGCGAGCTGTTGAAGCTTTACGTGCTTGCCTTCGCGTTATCGAGAAAAGGGAGACTCGATGGCGTGTACAATG GTACTATCGAATGTTTGAAGCTACACAGGATGGGTTGGGCAGAAATGCTCCGGTCCATAGTATTCATGGTTCCTTACTTGCTGTGGGGGAGCTATTGAG GAATACTGGTGAGTTCATGATGTCTAGGTACCGAGAAGTTGCTGACATTGTCCTTAGATACCTTGAACATCGTGATCGCCTTGTTCGCCTTAGCATCACCTCGTTGCTTCCTCGAATTGCTCATTTCCTCCGTGACCGCTTTGTTACAAACTATTTAACG ATATGTATGAATCATATTCTTACTGTGTTAAAAATACCGGCTGAACGTGCTAGTGGATTCATCGCCCTTGGGGAAATGGCTGGTGCTTTGGATGGTGAGCTTATCCACTATTTGCCGACTATTATGTCTCATCTGCGGGAGGCG ATTGCTCCACGTAAAGGTAGACCTTTGCTTGAAGCTGTGGCTTGTGTTGGTAACATCGCGAAGGCAATGGGATCCACGGTGGAAAATTATGTTCGAGATCTTCTAGATGCTATGTTTTCTTCTGGTCTCTCTTCTACGCTTGTTGACGCTCTTGATCAGATAACCATTAG CATTCCTTCATTGCTGCCGACGGTACAAGATCGGCTTCTAGATTGCATTTCATTGGTTCTTTCAAGATCTCATTATTCTCAAACCAAGCCTCCTGTTACCCTGGTTCGAAGTAGTACAGTTAGCATGGCACCACAGTCTACTGATCTTAGTAGTTCAGCCCAAGTTCAACTAGCCCTGCAGACTCTGGCTCGTTTCAATTTCAAG GGGCATGATCTTCTTGAATTCGCTAGGGAGTCGGTTGTTATTTATTTGGATGATGGGGATGCAACCACAAGAAAAGATGCTGCTTTGTGCTGTTGTAGACTAATTGCAGATTCCTTATCGGGGATCACGCAGTTTGGCTCAAGCAGGTCAACTCGAGCTGGAGGAAGACGAATGCGCCTTGTGGAAGAG ATTGTGGAAAAGCTTCTCAGGACAGCTGTTGCAGATGCTGATGTAAATGTTCGCAAGTCTATATTCGTTGCTTTGTATGGCAACCAATGTTTCGATGATTATCTAGCACAGGCTGATAGTTTGACTGCCATTTTTGCTTCATTAAATGATGAG GACCTTGATGTACGAGAATATGCCATCTCAGTTGCTGGGAGGTTATCCGAAAAAAACCCAGCATACGTTCTTCCAGCACTTCGTCGCCATCTTATACAACTGTTAACCTATCTTGAGCAGAG TGCGGATAACAAGTGCAGAGAAGAGAGTGCGAAGCTCCTCGGTTGTTTAGTTCGAAATTGTGAACGGCTCATTCTTCCATATGTAGCTCCTGTGCAAAAG GCACTTGTTGCAAGACTTAGTGAAGGAACTGGAGTGAATGCTAACAATAATATTGTCACTGGAGTTCTCGTAACTGTTGGGGATCTTGCAAGAGTG GGTGGCTTGGCAATGAGACAATATATTCCGGAGCTAATGCCTTTGATTGTTGAAGCTTTAATGGATGGAGCTGCTGTAGCAAAACGTGAGGTGGCTGTTTCCACCCTTGGTCAAGTCGTTCAAAGTACAGG GTATGTTGTGACTCCATACAAGGAATACCCGTTGTTGCTTGGCTTACTCTTGAAATTGCTTAAGGGTGACTTAGTGTGGTCTACCAGACGAGAAGTGCTCAAG GTTCTTGGAATTATGGGCGCTTTGGATCCTCATGTGCATAAACGTAACCAGCAAAGTTTATCAGGATCACATGGTGAAGTTCCTCGGGGTACTGGTGATTCAGGTCAACCTATTCCATCGATTGATGAGTTACCTGTGGAACTCCGGCCATCATTTGCTACATCTGAGGATTATTACTCTACG GTTGCTATCAACTCGCTTATGCGAATTCTTAGAGATCCATCACTTCTTAGTTACCACAAAAGGGTTGTTAGATCTCTGATGATCATTTTTAAG TCAATGGGATTGGGATGCGTGCCTTATTTGCCAAAG GTTTTACCTGAGCTTTTTCACACTGTCCGCACTTCTGATGAAAACTTAAAGGACTTCATTACATGGGGTCTTGGGACTCTTGTTTCCATCGTGCGCCAG CACATACGAAAGTATCTGCCAGAGTTGCTCTCACTAGTCTCTGAACTATGGTCATCCTTCACCTTGCCAGGTCCCGTACGCCCCTCTCGTGGTCTTCCG GTTCTGCATCTACTGGAACATCTTTGCTTGGCACTTAATGATGAATTCAGAACTTATCTTCCAGTCATCCTTCCATGTTTCATCCAAGTATTAGGTGATGCGGAGCGGTGTAATGATTATATCTATGTTCCTGATATTCTCCACACACTCGAAGTGTTTGGCG GTACACTTGATGAGCACATGCATTTACTCCTTCCTGCCCTTATCCGATTGTTTAAAGTAGATGCTCCTGTAGCTATAAGACGCGATGCCATCAAAACTTTGACAAGAGTTATCCCGTGTGTTCAG GTTACTGGTCACATCTCCGCTCTTGTGCATCACTTGAAGCTAGTATTAGATGG GAAGAATGATGAGTTGCGGAAAGAGGCTGTCGATGCACTATGCTGTTTGGCTCATGCTCTTGGAGAGGACTTCACCATATTCATTGAATCAATTCACAAGCTTTTGTTGAAGCATCGCTTGCGG CATAAAGAGTTTGAGGAAATTTATGCTCGATCCCGGAGACGTGAACCATTGATTGTAGCTACAACAGCCACTCAACAGTTAAGTAGGCGACTGCCAGTCGAGGTTATCAGGGATCCTGTAATTGAGAATGAGATCGATCCTTTTGAAGAAGGAAACGACAAAAACCATCAG GTTAATGATGGTAGACTACGGACAGCTGGAGAAGCTTCTCAACGCAGTACCAAGGAAGACTGGGAAGAATGGATGAGACATTTTAGTATTGAATTACTTAAAGAGTCTCCCTCTCCAGCATTGAGAACTTGTGCAAAACTTGCTCAGTTGCAG CCTTTTGTCGGGAGAGAATTGTTTGCCGCTGGCTTTGTCAGTTGCTGGGCACAGCTGAATGAAGCTAGCCAAACGCAGTTAGTTAGGAGCTTGGAGATGGCTTTTTCATCTCCAAATATCCCTCCTGAGATTTTGGCGACACTACTTAATTTG GCAGAGTTTATGGAACATGATGAAAAGCCTCTTCCCATTGATATTCGTCTCCTGGGGGCTCTTGCTGAAAAG TGCCGTGTTTTTGCCAAAGCTTTGCACTATAAAGAGATGGAATTTGAGGGTCCACGGTCCAGGAGGATGGATGCCAACCCAGTTGCTATTGTTGAGGCActtatacacataaataatcaATTACACCAGCATGAG GCTGCTGTCGGCATACTGACCTATGCTCAACAACATCTTGATGTGCAATTAAAAGAATCATG GTACGAGAAGCTGCAGCGATGGGACGATGCACTCAAGGCGTACACTTTGAAAGCATCTCAAACATCTAATCCCCATCTTGTATTAGAAGCCACATTAG GAAAAATGAGATGTCTCGCTGCACTTgcacgatgggaagagctaaATAATCTCTGCAAGGAGTACTGGAGTCCAGCTGAGCCATCTGCACGTCTGGAAATGGCACCAATG GCTGCCAATGCTGCGTGGAATATGGGAGAGTGGGATCAAATGGCGGAATATGTGTCTCGGTTAGATGATGGCGATGAAACAAAGCTTAGGGGTTTAGCAAGCCCTGCTTCAAGTGGCGATGGAAGCAGCAATGGCACATTCTTCAGGGCTGTTTTGTTAGTTCGGAGGGCGAAG TATGATGAGGCGCGGGAATATGTTGAAAGAGCTAGAAAATGTCTTGCGACAGAACTTGCAGCGCTG GTTTTGGAGAGTTACGAGCGTGCTTACAGCAATATGGTTCGAGTCCAGCAGCTGTCAGAACTAGAAGAG GTAATTGAATATTATACGCTGCCTGTGGGAAATAATATTGCTGAAGAACGGAGAGCCCTAATTCGTAGTATGTGGACTCAGCGGATTCAGGGATCTAAGCGTAATGTAGAG GTGTGGCAATCACTTTTGGCTGTTCGGGCACTTGTGCTACCTCCTACAGAAGATGTTGAAACTTGGCTCAAGTTTGCCTCGCTTTGTCGAAAAAGTGGGAGGATCAGTCAGGCAAAGTCTACTCTACTCAAGCTCTTGCCG TTTGATCCAGAAGTATCACCAGAAGACATGCAATATCACGGACCTCCACAAGTGATGCTTGGATATTTAAAATACCAATGGTCACTTGGAGAGGAACGCAAGCGCAAAGAGGCGTTTGCCAAGCTGCAA ATTCTGACGAGGGAACTCTCAAGTGTGCCACATTCTCAGTCTGACATGATGGCTAGTATGGTATCTAGCAAGGGAGCAAATGTTCCACTTCTTGCACGTGTAAATCTCAAATTGGGAACATGGCAGTGGGCACTTTCTCCCGGATTGAATGATGGGTCTATTCAAG AAATTCTTGATGCCTTTAGCAAATCTACCATCTATGCTCCTAAATGGGCTAAGGCATGGCACACATGGGCGTTATTCAATACGGCAGTGATGTCTCATTACATATCAAAAGGTCAAATTGCTTCTCAGTTTGTTGCTGCTGCAGTCACTGGATACTTCCATTCTATAGCATGTGCAGCGAATGCGAAAGGAGTTGATGATAGTTTACAG GATATACTGCGTCTTCTCACGTTATGGTTCAACCATGGAGCTACGGCTGATGTCCAAACAGCATTGAAGAGAGGATTCAGTCATGTCAGCATTGACACATGGCTTGTTGTGTTGCCTCAAATAATTGCTAGGATACATTCAAATAACCGTGCTGTCAGGGAATTGATACAGTCTCTTCTCATCCGCATAGGAGAAAACCACCCACAG GCTCTTATGTATCCCCTTCTCGTTGCATGTAAATCAATAAGCAATCTGCGGAGAGCTGCAGCTCAAGAGGTGGTTGATCAAGTTCGCCAGCACAGTGGCGCCCTTGTGGATCAG gcaCAACTTGTATCACATGAACTTATCAGGGTTGCTATACTCTGGCATGAAATGTGGCATGAAGCACTAGAAGAAGCTAGTCGCTTGTATTTTGGAGAACATAACATTGAAGGAATGCTGAAAGTACTTGAGCCATTACATGAGATGCTTGAAGAAGGTGCAAGAAAGGACAATGTGACCATACAAGAGAGAGCATTTATAGAG GCATACCGTCACGAACTACTAGAGGCATATGAATGTTGTATCAATTACAAGAGAACTGGAAAAGATGCTGAACTTACACAG GCTTGGGATCTTTACTATCACGTATTCAAACGGATTGACAAACAGCTTGCCAGTCTCACAACATTGGATTTGGAA TCTGTATCTCCTGAATTGCTGCTGTGTCGTGACTTGGAGCTAGCTGTTCCTGGAACATACCGTGCGG ATGCCCCCGTTGTGACGATAGCATCATTTTCTCGTCAACTTCTTGTCATAACATCTAAACAACGACCACGGAAATTGACTATTCACGGAAATGACGGTGAGGACTATGCATTTTTGTTAAAGGGACATGAAGATCTAAGGCAAGATGAGCGTGTTATGCAG CTTTTTGGTTTGGTGAACACTTTGCTCGAGAATTCCAGAAAAACAGCAGAAAAAGATTTGTCCATCCAACGGTATTCTGTAATACCATTATCTCCCAATAGTGGACTCATTGGTTGGGTTCCCAACTGCGATACCCTTCACCATCTTATTCGAGAATACAGAGAT ATCATTCTTAATCAAGAGCACAAACATATGTTGAGTTTTGCTCCAAACTACGACAATCTACCGCTCATAGCAAAGATTGAAGTATTTGAGTACGCTCTAGAAAACACAGAGGGAAATGATCTGTCCAGG GTTCTCTGGTTAAAAAGTCGATCGTCAGAGGTATGGCTGGAGAGAAGAACCAACTATACCAGAAGTTTAGCAGTTATGAGTATG GTTGGTTATATTCTTGGGTTAGGTGATCGACACCCAAGTAACCTTATGCTAGATAGATACAG TGGGAAAATCTTGCATATTGATTTCGGAGATTGTTTTGAGGCGTCTATGAATAGAGAGAAGTTTCCTGAAAAG GTTCCGTTCCGTCTGACAAGAATGCTTGTCAAAGCAATGGAAGTAAGTGGCATCGAAGGAAACTTCCGGTCGACATGCGAAAATGTTATGCAAGTTCTCAGAACCAACAAAGACAGTGTAATGGCAATGATGGAGGCGTTTGTGCATGATCCTTTAATCAATTGGCGTCTTTTTAATTTCAATGAAGTCCCTCAACTAGCCCTACTCGGTAACAACAATCCCAATGGTCCTGCTAATGTTGAACCTGAGGAAGTAGATGAAGATCCCGCTGATGTAGACCTTCCTCAGCCTCAAAGGAGTACTCGAGAGAAGGAAATTCTTCag GCTGTGAATATGCTTGGAGATGCAAATGAGGTATTGAACGAGCGTGCAGTAGTTGTCATGGCTCGTATGAGTCATAAGCTTACAGGCCGTGATTTCTCTACGTCTGCGGTTCCAAGCAATCCCATTGCTGATCACAATAACTTGCTCGGAGGAGATTCTCATGAAGTCGAACATGGTTTGTCTGTGAAAGTTCAGGTTCAAAAGCTAATTGATCAAGCCACTTCCCATGAAAATCTATGTCAAAATTATGTTGG GTGGTGCCCTTTCTGGTGA